The Bacillaceae bacterium IKA-2 DNA window TGTCGAGACAGGCGCATTAATCGCGTATACGTCAGCCGATTCTGTTTTACAAATTGCCGCTCATGAAGAGGTTGTTCCTTTAGATGAGTTATATAGTATTTGTAAAATAGCTAGAGAACTAACGTTAGCTGAAAAGTATATGGTCGGGAGAATTATTGCACGGCCATTTACCGGAGAGTTGGGGGTATGGAAACGAACAACAAATCGACATGACTACGCCTTAAAACCTTTTGATCGAACGGTCATGAATGAGCTTCAAGATGCTGGTTTTGATTCGATTGCAATTGGCAAAATTTCAGATATTTATGATGGTGAGGGAATTACAAAATCACTTCGGACGATCTCGAATATGGATGGCATTGACAAGTTAATTGAAACTTTGGACATGGAGTTTACAGGTTTAAGCTTTTTAAACTTGGTTGATTTTGACGCCTTGTTTGGTCACCGACGCGATCCGATTGGCTATGGTAAAGCACTAGAGGAATATGATGCTAGATTACCTGAAGTGTTAGATAAGCTTCAGGTAGGTGATTTGTTGATCATTACAGCTGATCATGGAAATGATCCAACTCAGCCCGGTACTGATCACACAAGGGAATTCGTACCGCTACTTGTTTATGATGAACGTATAAAGCGGGGAACAGATTTAGGAGTAAGGGAAACATTCGCTGATATAGGTGCGACAATTGCCGATAACTTTAATGTTAAGATGCCAAAACACGGTAAAAGTTTCCTGGAAAAATTAATAAAAGGGCGGGATGGAAATGAATAGTACAGTTGCATTTTTAAAAGGAAAAATTGACTTTCAACCTGAAATTGGGTTGATTTTAGGTTCTGGATTAGGTGTTTTGGCTGATGAGATTGAAAATCCGATTAAGATTCCTTATAACGAAATTCCTGGATTTCCAGTTTCAACAGTAGAGGGACATGCCGGACAACTAGTAATAGGTAATTTGCATGGGAAAAAAGTAATCGCCATGCAAGGTAGATTTCATTTTTATGAAGGTTATTCTTTAGATAAAGTAACTCTCCCAGTGCGTGTGATGAAACAGTTAGGTGTAAAAAGTTTGATCGTCACAAATGCAGCGGGTGGCATTAATGAAAGCTTCACACCAGGAGATTTA harbors:
- the deoB gene encoding phosphopentomutase, giving the protein MTSKQYKRIFLVVMDSVGIGAAPDAEKFGDTGSNTLGHIAKKMNGIQMSNMEKLGLGNLGDFKGINKVAAPLAHFGKMQEVSNGKDTMTGHWEIMGLRIDKPFKTFPTGFPKELIDELEKRSGRKIIGNKPASGTEILDELAEEHVETGALIAYTSADSVLQIAAHEEVVPLDELYSICKIARELTLAEKYMVGRIIARPFTGELGVWKRTTNRHDYALKPFDRTVMNELQDAGFDSIAIGKISDIYDGEGITKSLRTISNMDGIDKLIETLDMEFTGLSFLNLVDFDALFGHRRDPIGYGKALEEYDARLPEVLDKLQVGDLLIITADHGNDPTQPGTDHTREFVPLLVYDERIKRGTDLGVRETFADIGATIADNFNVKMPKHGKSFLEKLIKGRDGNE